Proteins encoded in a region of the Clostridium beijerinckii genome:
- a CDS encoding alpha/beta-type small acid-soluble spore protein, with the protein MASNNSGTNRTLVPEAKQGLNRLKTEVASEVGLSNYESMDKGNLSSRQNGSVGGEMVKRMIESYEQGL; encoded by the coding sequence ATGGCTTCAAACAATAGTGGAACAAACAGAACATTAGTACCAGAGGCAAAACAAGGATTAAACAGATTAAAAACAGAGGTTGCTTCAGAAGTTGGATTAAGCAATTATGAAAGCATGGATAAAGGAAACCTTTCTTCAAGACAAAACGGTAGCGTTGGTGGAGAAATGGTAAAAAGAATGATAGAAAGCTATGAACAAGGACTATAG
- a CDS encoding ArsR/SmtB family transcription factor, whose product MENNNIEVCNCTIIHEDIINKVKESIPEEETLYDLADLFKVLGDSTRIKVLCALFEAEMCVCDIAALLGMTQSAISHQLRVLKQARLVKYKRNGKVVYYSLDDEHVKSIFDQGLIHISEKK is encoded by the coding sequence ATGGAAAATAATAATATTGAAGTTTGTAACTGCACTATAATTCATGAAGATATAATCAATAAAGTTAAGGAATCTATACCAGAAGAAGAAACACTTTATGATTTAGCAGATTTATTTAAAGTACTTGGGGATTCAACAAGAATAAAAGTACTATGTGCATTATTTGAAGCTGAAATGTGTGTTTGTGATATAGCAGCGTTACTTGGTATGACTCAATCTGCCATTTCACATCAGTTAAGAGTTTTAAAACAAGCAAGATTAGTGAAATATAAAAGGAATGGTAAGGTAGTTTACTATTCACTAGATGATGAACATGTTAAAAGCATTTTTGATCAAGGGTTGATTCATATATCTGAGAAAAAATAA